The following are encoded together in the Falsiruegeria litorea R37 genome:
- a CDS encoding GntR family transcriptional regulator, translated as MPSIPQKSSIGKTDPSPEVDENFIVERIYKAIMEQRLAPNTKLSEGRLCETFGVGRMRVRRALLLLSSQGLIELQSNRGAYVACPDKSEANDVFAARMLIEPPLVRQLAQSAGEIDLTVLIEHIALEDRAREKNERTEIIRLSGEFHTKLAEATGNKFIFRMTRELVTRTSLIVGLFGSSENASCPDDEHSNILKAIQSKDAEMSEQLLISHLNHIQSGLDMEARQKPQDDLAAILGSD; from the coding sequence GTGCCCTCCATTCCTCAGAAAAGCAGCATTGGCAAAACGGACCCAAGCCCAGAAGTAGATGAGAATTTTATCGTTGAGCGCATCTACAAGGCCATCATGGAACAACGCTTGGCGCCCAATACCAAACTGAGTGAAGGCCGATTGTGTGAGACCTTTGGCGTTGGCCGTATGCGGGTTCGACGGGCACTTCTGCTGCTCTCAAGCCAAGGGCTCATTGAGCTTCAGTCAAATCGTGGTGCCTATGTTGCTTGTCCTGACAAGTCTGAGGCGAACGATGTATTTGCAGCTCGGATGTTGATTGAGCCACCTCTTGTTCGACAATTGGCCCAAAGCGCTGGTGAAATTGATCTGACGGTTCTCATCGAACACATCGCGCTGGAGGATAGGGCCCGCGAAAAGAACGAGCGAACCGAGATCATTCGTCTGTCCGGCGAATTCCATACGAAACTCGCTGAGGCGACGGGCAACAAGTTCATTTTCCGTATGACGCGCGAGTTGGTCACGCGGACGTCCCTCATCGTCGGTCTCTTTGGATCGTCAGAGAATGCGAGCTGTCCAGATGATGAGCACAGCAACATCTTAAAGGCGATCCAATCAAAGGACGCAGAGATGTCTGAGCAGCTTCTGATATCTCACCTGAACCACATTCAGAGCGGTCTTGACATGGAAGCGCGGCAAAAGCCTCAGGATGATCTGGCTGCTATTCTCGGTTCGGATTGA
- a CDS encoding NAD(P)H-dependent oxidoreductase has protein sequence MHVLTVLDHPDPASFSAAAARQFMAGAQAAGHTSELADLHAEGFDPRWTLADANGETSSDVLAEQDRIARADAICLVFPLFWWGMPSMTKGWVDRVWSWGWAYDQLDDREVSLQRPRTGVLLIPAGARSDEIEDKGYGQSLDTAWTKGTFGYFGWSPRHMELLCGATGSFERRRALLDRCHHIGLTLPTPTCATRQVVRTQPVQN, from the coding sequence ATGCACGTACTCACCGTTCTGGACCATCCTGACCCCGCCTCCTTCAGTGCCGCCGCTGCAAGGCAGTTCATGGCGGGCGCGCAAGCTGCGGGGCATACAAGCGAATTGGCCGATCTGCACGCCGAAGGCTTCGACCCCCGTTGGACGCTCGCGGACGCAAACGGCGAGACCTCCTCTGACGTTCTGGCCGAACAGGATCGCATCGCCCGCGCCGATGCCATCTGCCTGGTGTTTCCGCTGTTCTGGTGGGGGATGCCTTCGATGACCAAAGGCTGGGTCGATCGCGTCTGGAGCTGGGGTTGGGCCTATGATCAGCTTGATGACCGCGAGGTGTCCCTGCAAAGGCCCCGTACCGGTGTTTTGCTGATCCCGGCAGGTGCCCGCTCGGACGAGATCGAAGATAAGGGTTATGGGCAATCGCTAGATACGGCATGGACCAAGGGCACGTTCGGCTATTTCGGCTGGTCGCCGCGCCATATGGAGCTGCTTTGCGGGGCGACCGGGTCGTTTGAACGGCGTCGCGCTCTGCTGGATAGATGCCATCACATCGGCCTGACCTTGCCAACGCCGACTTGCGCAACACGGCAAGTGGTTCGCACGCAGCCGGTGCAAAATTAG